The Molothrus ater isolate BHLD 08-10-18 breed brown headed cowbird chromosome 1, BPBGC_Mater_1.1, whole genome shotgun sequence genome includes a window with the following:
- the IRF4 gene encoding interferon regulatory factor 4, whose translation MNLEPGECGMNSVSCGNGKLRQWLIDQIDSGKYPGLVWENDEKSIFRIPWKHAGKQDYNREEDAALFKAWALFKGKFREGIDKPDPPTWKTRLRCALNKSNDFEELVERSQLDISDPYKVYRIVPEGAKKGAKQISMEEQPLMMNHPFPITSPYTALPSQVPNYMVPHERNWREFAPEQPHPDIPYQCASIPFATRGHHWQGPACENGCQVTGTFYACAPPESQTPGIPIEPSIRSAEALTLSDCRLHICLYYREILVKEVTTSSPEGCRISHGQSYEVSSLDQVVFPYPEDNGQRKNIEKLLSHLERGVILWMAPDGLYAKRLCQSRIYWDGPMALCSDRPNKLERDQTCKLFDTQRFLAELQAFAHHGRPLPRYQVALCFGEEFPDPQRQRKLITAHVEPMFARQLYYFAQQNSGHLLRGYDLPELVTSPEDYHTSIRHSSIQE comes from the exons ATGAACTTGGAGCCGGGCGAGTGCGGGATGAACTCGGTGAGCTGTGGCAATGGGAAACTCCGCCAGTGGCTGATCGACCAGATAGACAGCGGCAAGTACCCCGGGCTGGTGTGGGAGAACGACGAGAAGAGCATCTTCCGCATCCCCTGGAAGCACGCTGGCAAGCAGGACTACAACCGCGAGGAGGACGCCGCCCTCTTCAAG GCTTGGGctctttttaaaggaaagttCAGAGAGGGCATTGATAAACCAGATCCCCCTACCTGGAAGACAAGATTAAGGTGTGCTTTGAACAAGAGCAATGACTTTGAAGAACTGGTGGAGAGAAGCCAGCTGGACATCTCAGATCCCTATAAAGTGTACAGAATAGTGCCAGAAGGAGCCAAAAAAG GTGCAAAACAGATCAGCATGGAGGAACAGCCATTAATGATGAACCATCCCTTTCCAATAACATCTCCTTACACTGCACTACCATCTCAG GTGCCGAACTACATGGTGCCCCACGAACGGAACTGGAGGGAGTTTGCCCCGGAGCAGCCACATCCTGACATTCCGTACCAGTGTGCCAGCATCCCCTTCGCCACTCGCGGCCATCACTGGCAAGGGCCCGCCTGTGAAAATG GTTGTCAGGTGACAGGAACCTTTTATGCTTGTGCTCCTCCTGAGTCCCAGACTCCTGGCATCCCGATTGAGCCAAGCATAAGGTCTGCTGAAGCCCTCACTCTCTCAG ACTGCCGACTCCACATCTGCTTGTACTACCGTGAAATACTGGTGAAGGAGGTGACAACTTCCAGCCCTGAGGGCTGTAGGATATCCCACGGCCAAAGCTATGAGGTCAGCAGCCTGGACCAAGTTGTTTTCCCTTATCCAGAGGATAATGGCCAGAGGAAGAACATAGAAAAACTACTGAGCCACCTGGAACGAGGAGTAATTCTATGGATGGCACCTGATGGCCTCTACGCTAAGAGACTTTGCCAAAGCAGGATCTACTGGGATGGGCCAATGGCGCTCTGCAGTGACCGACCCAACAAGCTGGAGCGGGACCAAACGTGCAAACTCTTCGACACTCAGCGCTTCTTAGCAG agctgcaagCCTTTGCTCACCATGGACGTCCGCTGCCGAGATATCAGGTCGCTCTGTGCTTTGGGGAGGAATTTCCAGATCCACAGAGGCAGAGGAAGCTAATTACAGCCCAT GTTGAACCAATGTTTGCCAGGCAGCTGTATTACTTTGCTCAACAAAACAGTGGACATCTGCTGAGAGGCTATGATTTACCAGAACTTGTGACTAGTCCAGAGGATTATCACACATCTATTCGCCATTCCTCTATTCAAGAGTAA